From one Cognatishimia sp. WU-CL00825 genomic stretch:
- a CDS encoding recombinase family protein gives MFEDISRFMRDLRGHLEISDQLRRAGCLLCSPGREFRDDADSRLVENLLASMAEHQRDKN, from the coding sequence ATATTTGAGGACATTTCGCGCTTCATGAGGGACCTAAGGGGCCACCTTGAAATATCTGATCAACTGAGGCGCGCGGGATGCCTGCTATGTTCGCCTGGTCGCGAGTTTAGAGATGACGCTGACTCGCGTTTGGTTGAAAACTTGTTAGCCTCAATGGCGGAACATCAACGCGATAAGAACTAG
- a CDS encoding TIGR02300 family protein produces MPKEEWGVKRLCPTTGKRFYDLNKNPIVSPYTGDVVEMETGKSRMIAADREDAATLKAKAADGEDADVLDSDDTVDLELEDDVLDEDEDENMSLEEIADMPSESDDD; encoded by the coding sequence ATGCCCAAAGAAGAATGGGGCGTTAAGCGCCTGTGCCCAACGACGGGCAAAAGATTTTACGACCTGAACAAGAACCCCATCGTAAGCCCCTATACGGGTGATGTGGTTGAAATGGAAACCGGCAAAAGCCGGATGATTGCGGCTGACCGCGAAGATGCGGCGACATTGAAAGCCAAGGCGGCCGACGGCGAAGATGCGGACGTTCTGGATTCAGATGACACCGTTGATCTGGAACTTGAAGACGATGTTCTGGACGAAGACGAGGACGAAAATATGTCTCTCGAAGAGATCGCTGACATGCCAAGCGAGAGCGACGACGATTAA
- a CDS encoding SprT family zinc-dependent metalloprotease, with amino-acid sequence MAQHILPSEPDIAVSLRRSARAKRISLRVSRLDGCVTLTVPKRISDAEALDFAQSKVSWLRRQLADRPQPVLVGFGSEIPFQGSLLTIAPSAGHGMGRGVQLRDETLFVPGSPESAGVKALGFFKQQARQRLVAAVDRYGAALGQPYSRFTLRDTRSRWGSCSSEGALMFSWRLILAPSEVLDYVAAHEVAHLAQMNHSPAFWAVVEQLFGPHQAERNWLRRHGEKLHQYRFRAG; translated from the coding sequence ATGGCACAACATATTTTGCCTTCTGAACCCGATATTGCCGTATCATTGCGGCGATCTGCGCGTGCCAAACGTATCAGCCTGCGGGTGTCACGGCTGGATGGCTGTGTGACGTTGACAGTTCCTAAACGTATCAGTGACGCCGAGGCTCTGGATTTTGCGCAGTCCAAGGTTAGTTGGTTACGGCGCCAACTCGCTGATCGGCCTCAGCCAGTTTTGGTGGGTTTCGGATCCGAAATCCCATTTCAAGGCTCGCTTTTGACAATTGCGCCATCCGCTGGTCACGGAATGGGGCGCGGTGTGCAATTGCGGGATGAAACGCTTTTTGTGCCCGGATCTCCAGAAAGTGCTGGTGTCAAAGCGCTTGGGTTTTTCAAACAACAAGCGCGGCAACGGTTGGTCGCCGCTGTTGACCGTTATGGCGCAGCACTTGGTCAGCCTTACAGCCGCTTCACACTGCGTGACACGCGCTCTCGCTGGGGGTCCTGTTCGTCAGAGGGCGCGCTGATGTTTTCTTGGCGTTTGATTCTGGCCCCATCAGAGGTTTTGGACTACGTGGCAGCGCATGAGGTCGCGCATTTGGCGCAGATGAATCATTCGCCAGCCTTTTGGGCAGTGGTCGAGCAACTTTTTGGTCCCCATCAAGCAGAGCGCAATTGGCTGCGACGCCACGGCGAAAAGCTGCATCAATACAGATTCCGCGCCGGTTAG
- a CDS encoding GntR family transcriptional regulator produces MHAAHKSPDLSTSAHDRVYRGLRSRIMHGEIPPGQALTIRGIGAEYNVSMTPARETVRRLVAEGALTLSASGRVSTPELTNDRIEELAALRALIEVELSTRALPRAHIALIDRLQVINNEVIDAGIQRDAQRYIRANLEFHRTLYLRAQAPAMLAMAETVWLQLGPTMGALYSQTRRSDPPQYHRLILAALKAGDEPGLRLAVRTDVTQGLHHLTT; encoded by the coding sequence ATGCACGCAGCTCATAAATCACCTGACCTGTCGACCTCTGCGCACGATCGCGTGTATCGTGGCTTGCGCAGTCGGATTATGCACGGTGAAATCCCACCGGGCCAGGCACTGACCATTCGCGGCATTGGCGCGGAATATAATGTGTCAATGACCCCAGCCCGAGAAACGGTGCGTCGCCTTGTGGCCGAGGGCGCTCTAACGCTGTCCGCATCGGGGCGCGTTTCAACGCCAGAATTGACAAACGATCGCATCGAAGAGCTGGCCGCCTTGCGGGCCCTGATCGAAGTAGAGTTGTCGACGCGGGCGTTACCCCGGGCTCATATCGCCTTGATTGACAGGCTGCAGGTCATCAACAACGAGGTGATAGACGCGGGTATTCAGCGCGACGCACAAAGGTACATACGCGCCAATCTAGAGTTTCACCGTACACTTTATTTGCGGGCGCAGGCACCCGCTATGTTGGCCATGGCAGAAACCGTTTGGTTGCAACTCGGTCCAACCATGGGTGCACTGTACAGCCAGACACGGCGGTCAGATCCACCGCAATATCACCGTTTGATCCTTGCCGCGCTCAAAGCAGGCGACGAACCCGGCCTGCGGCTGGCCGTGCGCACTGATGTGACGCAAGGCTTGCACCATTTGACGACTTAG
- a CDS encoding acetyl-CoA carboxylase carboxyltransferase subunit alpha has translation MTNYLDFEKPLAEIEGKAEELRAMARQNEEMDVTDEATALDRKAGELLGELYQNLTPWRKCQVARHPNRPHCADYIDALFTDYTPLAGDRNFADDLAVMGGLARFNDQPVVVIGQEKGSDTKSRIERNFGMARPEGYRKAIRLMELADKFNLPIITLVDTPGAYPGKGAEERGQSEAIARSTEKCLQVGVPVISVIIGEGGSGGAVAFATANKLAMLEHSVYSVITPEGCASILWKNADKMREAAEALRLTAQDLLQLGVVDRSVTEPLGGAHRDRDAAIASVGKAISDMLGEMDGMDRATLTKARRDKFLALGNKGLAA, from the coding sequence ATGACCAATTACCTCGATTTTGAAAAACCATTGGCCGAAATTGAAGGCAAAGCCGAAGAACTTAGGGCGATGGCGCGGCAAAACGAGGAAATGGATGTGACCGACGAGGCCACGGCCCTTGACCGAAAAGCCGGCGAGTTGCTGGGTGAACTTTATCAAAACCTGACACCATGGCGAAAATGCCAGGTGGCGCGACACCCAAATCGCCCGCATTGTGCCGATTATATCGACGCACTGTTCACCGATTATACGCCCTTAGCCGGGGATCGGAATTTTGCCGATGATTTGGCTGTCATGGGTGGATTGGCGCGGTTTAACGACCAGCCTGTTGTGGTGATTGGCCAGGAAAAAGGCAGCGACACCAAATCGCGGATCGAACGTAATTTTGGTATGGCACGCCCAGAAGGATACCGCAAAGCCATTCGCTTGATGGAATTGGCAGACAAGTTTAATTTGCCCATCATCACGCTTGTAGATACCCCCGGTGCGTATCCGGGCAAAGGCGCTGAAGAACGCGGACAATCTGAAGCGATCGCGCGCAGCACGGAAAAATGTCTTCAGGTCGGTGTGCCGGTAATTTCCGTTATCATTGGCGAAGGTGGTTCTGGCGGAGCCGTTGCATTTGCCACTGCCAACAAGCTCGCCATGCTGGAGCATTCGGTCTATTCGGTGATCACACCAGAAGGCTGTGCGTCAATTCTTTGGAAAAACGCGGACAAAATGCGCGAAGCTGCTGAAGCATTGCGACTGACAGCTCAAGACCTGTTGCAGTTGGGTGTTGTTGATCGCAGCGTAACAGAGCCCCTGGGAGGCGCACACCGTGACCGTGACGCCGCCATTGCCTCGGTGGGCAAAGCCATCAGCGATATGCTGGGTGAAATGGACGGCATGGATCGCGCGACATTGACAAAAGCGCGGCGTGACAAATTCCTAGCGCTTGGCAATAAGGGCCTGGCAGCCTAA
- a CDS encoding LysE family translocator, producing MPYETLSALALFAFVTSITPGPNNMMLLSSGANFGFIRTLPHMLGIALGFSVMVVLVGLGLMQIFDLLPATYVVLKVVSLAYLLWLAWKIAVSGRPETAGKSASPMTFIQAALFQWVNPKAWTMALGAITLYAPNRDLISVLLVGAIFGLVNFPSVSIWTVLGQQLQRFLSSPRRLQLFNWSMAFLLMASLWPNLMN from the coding sequence ATGCCTTATGAAACACTTTCTGCTCTCGCGCTTTTTGCCTTTGTGACCTCGATCACGCCCGGGCCCAACAATATGATGCTACTCAGCTCTGGGGCCAATTTCGGGTTCATCAGAACGCTGCCGCATATGTTGGGGATTGCGCTTGGATTTTCTGTGATGGTGGTTCTTGTTGGCCTTGGGCTTATGCAAATTTTTGATCTTCTGCCGGCAACATATGTTGTTCTAAAGGTTGTGAGCCTGGCCTATTTGCTTTGGCTGGCATGGAAGATTGCGGTTTCAGGCCGGCCGGAAACAGCTGGAAAATCCGCCAGTCCAATGACATTCATTCAGGCAGCGCTGTTTCAATGGGTCAATCCAAAGGCTTGGACTATGGCACTAGGTGCCATAACGCTTTATGCGCCCAATCGCGATCTAATTTCTGTATTGCTGGTTGGTGCCATTTTCGGTTTGGTGAACTTTCCCTCTGTCAGCATTTGGACCGTTTTGGGCCAGCAATTGCAACGTTTCTTAAGCAGCCCGAGGCGGTTGCAGCTGTTCAACTGGTCCATGGCCTTTCTGCTGATGGCCTCGCTCTGGCCAAACCTGATGAATTAG
- a CDS encoding Lrp/AsnC family transcriptional regulator has protein sequence MAKNDQISQKILQVLSKDGRISNLELADKVGLSPSACLRRVQDLERSGIIKGYRVVLDKANLGIGFVAFVTVGLNQHTKAAQESFERAISRAPEVVECHNITGAVEYLLRIEAESLTAYKAFHTNVLGTLPQVHAITSYVVMDSPKDARA, from the coding sequence ATGGCTAAAAATGATCAAATAAGTCAAAAGATATTGCAAGTGCTCTCTAAGGACGGGCGCATCAGCAACTTGGAATTGGCAGACAAAGTTGGCTTGTCTCCTTCGGCCTGTTTGCGCCGTGTTCAAGATCTGGAGCGGAGCGGCATTATTAAGGGCTACCGGGTTGTCTTGGATAAAGCAAACTTGGGAATTGGTTTTGTAGCCTTTGTGACAGTCGGGCTTAATCAGCACACCAAAGCCGCACAGGAATCGTTTGAACGGGCTATTTCACGCGCACCTGAAGTGGTGGAGTGTCACAACATTACCGGGGCCGTAGAGTATCTTTTGCGCATAGAAGCCGAAAGCCTGACCGCTTACAAAGCATTTCACACAAATGTTCTTGGGACGTTGCCGCAGGTACATGCCATCACATCTTATGTTGTGATGGATTCACCAAAAGATGCGCGCGCCTAA
- a CDS encoding L-malyl-CoA/beta-methylmalyl-CoA lyase produces the protein MSFRIQPAAPARPNRCQLFGPGSRPAIFEKMAKSAADVINLDLEDSVAPSDKDSARANIIEALNTLDWGDKYMSVRINGLDTPYWYRDVVDLLEQANDRIDQIMIPKVGCAEDVYAVDALVTAIETAKGRAKPISFEVIIESAAGIAHAEEIAASSPRMQAMSLGAADFAASMGMQTTGIGGTQENYYMQRGDDKHWSDPWHWAQAKIVAACRTHGVLPVDGPFGDFSDDEGYIAQAKRSATLGMVGKWAIHPKQIGLANEVFTPSEAAVAEAREILAAMSEAKAKGEGATVYKGRLVDIASIKQAEVIVAQAELIANK, from the coding sequence ATGAGTTTCCGCATTCAACCCGCAGCTCCGGCGCGCCCGAACCGATGTCAGCTGTTTGGACCTGGCTCGCGCCCAGCAATCTTTGAAAAAATGGCCAAGTCGGCAGCCGATGTCATAAATCTTGACCTTGAGGATTCCGTTGCACCCTCGGACAAAGACAGCGCCCGTGCAAATATCATTGAAGCCCTGAACACATTGGATTGGGGTGACAAGTATATGTCCGTGCGTATCAACGGCCTCGATACACCATATTGGTATCGTGACGTTGTTGACCTGCTTGAACAAGCAAACGACCGCATTGATCAAATCATGATCCCAAAAGTCGGCTGCGCGGAAGATGTTTATGCCGTTGATGCCTTGGTGACAGCGATTGAGACCGCAAAAGGACGGGCAAAACCGATCTCTTTTGAAGTGATCATCGAGTCCGCAGCAGGTATTGCCCATGCCGAAGAAATCGCAGCGTCTTCGCCACGCATGCAAGCCATGAGCCTCGGGGCCGCAGATTTCGCCGCGTCAATGGGCATGCAAACCACCGGTATCGGCGGCACCCAGGAAAACTATTACATGCAACGCGGCGATGACAAACATTGGTCAGATCCCTGGCATTGGGCACAAGCCAAGATCGTTGCCGCCTGCCGCACGCATGGCGTCCTGCCCGTCGACGGACCTTTCGGAGACTTTTCAGACGATGAGGGCTATATCGCGCAGGCAAAACGTTCGGCGACTCTGGGCATGGTGGGCAAATGGGCCATCCATCCAAAGCAAATTGGATTGGCCAACGAAGTATTCACACCTTCGGAAGCCGCTGTTGCTGAAGCCCGGGAAATTCTTGCGGCAATGTCGGAAGCAAAAGCCAAAGGCGAAGGCGCGACGGTCTATAAGGGCCGACTGGTAGACATCGCTTCGATCAAGCAGGCTGAGGTCATTGTGGCTCAGGCTGAATTGATCGCTAACAAATAA
- the dgcN gene encoding N-acetyltransferase DgcN — MIETPYLLFLGDAPDMLAAKVAIGIRDWRPDNAIGQIGLEGCGADLGLTEMTLEQGLEAGAKTLVIGVANRGGYISAAWKEVLVRALELGYDIASGLHNLLRDEGELVAAAQMHGRTLHDVRVPTVAYPIATGVKRSGKRCLAVGTDCSVGKMYTALAMDTVMQERGMKSSFRATGQTGILITGQGVPLDAVIADFMAGAVEYLTPDNDPDHWDMIEGQGSLFHVSYSGVTMALVHGGQPDALILCHEPTREHMRGLPGFSLPSLEALRDTAITLAKVSNPDVKVVGISVNTQHLSEDEAVSYLAEVEARMGLPAVDPYRHGAGRLVDALDAI; from the coding sequence ATGATCGAAACTCCATATCTTCTCTTCTTGGGCGATGCGCCAGATATGTTGGCTGCCAAAGTAGCGATTGGCATTCGCGATTGGCGCCCAGATAATGCGATTGGTCAAATCGGTCTGGAGGGCTGTGGCGCTGACCTCGGCTTGACGGAAATGACCCTAGAGCAAGGGCTAGAAGCGGGTGCCAAGACACTGGTAATTGGCGTGGCCAATCGTGGCGGCTACATTTCCGCGGCGTGGAAAGAGGTTCTCGTGCGGGCGCTTGAGTTGGGCTACGACATTGCCTCCGGACTACATAACTTGCTGCGCGACGAAGGCGAGCTTGTGGCCGCGGCACAAATGCACGGTCGCACATTGCACGACGTGCGTGTCCCAACCGTGGCATACCCAATCGCCACCGGTGTAAAGCGCAGCGGCAAACGCTGCCTTGCAGTTGGGACCGATTGTTCGGTTGGCAAAATGTATACTGCGCTGGCCATGGATACTGTGATGCAAGAACGCGGCATGAAATCGTCATTTCGTGCCACAGGCCAAACCGGCATTTTGATCACTGGTCAAGGCGTGCCATTGGATGCTGTTATCGCCGACTTCATGGCTGGGGCCGTTGAATACCTGACACCCGATAACGACCCAGATCACTGGGATATGATCGAAGGGCAGGGTTCTTTGTTCCACGTGTCATATTCAGGCGTGACTATGGCGCTTGTGCATGGCGGACAACCCGATGCGTTGATCCTTTGCCACGAACCAACACGCGAACATATGCGGGGCCTTCCAGGGTTTTCTCTGCCGAGCTTAGAAGCCCTGCGCGACACAGCGATTACCCTCGCCAAAGTGTCTAATCCTGATGTGAAAGTTGTCGGAATTTCCGTCAATACCCAGCACCTAAGTGAAGACGAAGCAGTGTCCTATCTGGCAGAGGTGGAAGCCCGCATGGGGCTGCCTGCTGTTGATCCCTATCGACACGGCGCAGGTCGGCTTGTAGACGCGTTAGACGCAATCTGA
- the dgcA gene encoding N-acetyl-D-Glu racemase DgcA — protein sequence MKVTVTPDTFRLAQVFTISRGSRTEAKVLTVEIEQAGIIGRGECVPYARYDETLESVTAEIAALPETFNRENLQELLPAGAARNAVDCALWDLEAKMAGKPVWELAGLPEPTPEITAYTLSLDSPENMRVQASEHAHRPLLKIKLGTADDMARLEAVRAGAPNARIIVDANEGWSAEVYAELAPHLVRLGVELVEQPLPSSDDDALIGMQRPVPVCADESCHDRNSLAKLQGKYDVINIKLDKTGGLTEALKLRDAALEQGFQVMVGCMVGSSLAMAPAVLVAQGAVVTDLDGPLLLSEDRKEPLIFDVAGVHPPKPALWG from the coding sequence ATGAAAGTCACCGTGACTCCGGATACATTTCGGTTGGCGCAGGTCTTCACTATTTCACGTGGCTCACGTACCGAAGCAAAGGTCTTGACCGTGGAAATTGAGCAAGCCGGGATCATTGGGCGCGGCGAATGTGTGCCTTATGCTCGCTATGACGAAACTTTGGAAAGCGTAACTGCGGAAATCGCAGCGCTGCCAGAGACGTTTAACCGGGAAAACTTGCAAGAGCTTTTGCCGGCAGGTGCCGCCCGCAACGCCGTTGATTGTGCGCTTTGGGACCTTGAGGCCAAAATGGCAGGAAAACCAGTTTGGGAACTGGCGGGTTTGCCCGAGCCAACACCAGAAATCACCGCCTATACGCTGTCATTGGATTCTCCTGAAAATATGCGTGTTCAAGCCAGCGAACACGCCCATCGTCCATTGCTCAAAATCAAACTTGGTACAGCTGATGACATGGCGCGGCTAGAGGCCGTCCGTGCTGGGGCCCCTAACGCCCGTATCATTGTGGACGCAAATGAAGGATGGTCTGCAGAAGTATATGCAGAGCTTGCCCCGCATTTGGTACGCCTCGGGGTTGAGCTTGTGGAACAACCCTTACCTTCCAGCGATGACGATGCATTGATTGGCATGCAGCGGCCAGTCCCTGTGTGTGCCGATGAAAGTTGTCACGACCGCAACAGCCTGGCGAAACTGCAAGGAAAATATGATGTTATCAACATCAAACTGGACAAAACCGGTGGTTTGACCGAAGCCTTGAAATTGCGTGATGCGGCTCTTGAGCAAGGGTTTCAGGTGATGGTTGGGTGCATGGTTGGCAGCTCTTTGGCGATGGCTCCGGCGGTGTTGGTTGCTCAGGGTGCAGTGGTAACAGACCTTGACGGGCCGCTCTTGTTGTCCGAAGACCGCAAGGAACCTTTGATTTTTGACGTTGCCGGGGTACATCCGCCCAAACCGGCATTATGGGGCTGA
- a CDS encoding D-amino-acid transaminase translates to MTRTVYVNGEYLPETEAKISIFDRGFLMADAVYEVTSVLDGKLIDFEGHAVRLARSLKELDMQTPCTKEELLEIHRQLVAKNDIVEGLVYLQVSRGSDGDRDFAFPDPETTKPTLVLFTQNKPGLANSPASQKGAKVISIDDIRWGRRDIKTVQLLYPSMGKMMAKAAGADDAWMIEDGYVTEGTSNNAYFVKGGKIVTRPLSTDILHGITRTAVLRLAKEAQMEVEERLFTIDEAKEADEAFTTSASAFVMPVVEIDGAVLGDGTPGPIAKRLREIYLDESLKHAI, encoded by the coding sequence ATGACCCGAACTGTTTATGTAAATGGCGAATACCTGCCGGAAACAGAGGCGAAGATTTCGATCTTTGATCGGGGGTTTTTGATGGCCGATGCGGTATACGAGGTAACAAGCGTGCTGGATGGCAAGCTGATCGACTTTGAAGGCCATGCCGTACGCTTAGCGCGCTCGTTGAAAGAGCTGGATATGCAAACGCCTTGTACCAAAGAAGAGCTGCTTGAAATTCATCGTCAATTGGTCGCGAAAAACGACATCGTCGAAGGGCTCGTCTATTTGCAGGTTTCACGTGGGTCCGATGGCGACCGTGACTTCGCTTTCCCCGATCCTGAGACCACAAAACCTACTTTGGTTTTGTTTACGCAAAACAAGCCGGGTCTCGCCAATAGCCCAGCGTCCCAAAAGGGTGCCAAGGTGATTTCGATCGACGACATTCGCTGGGGCCGTCGCGATATTAAGACGGTTCAGCTTCTGTACCCTTCAATGGGAAAAATGATGGCCAAAGCTGCAGGTGCTGACGATGCTTGGATGATCGAAGATGGCTATGTCACCGAGGGCACGAGCAACAATGCCTATTTCGTAAAAGGTGGCAAAATTGTAACGCGCCCGCTGTCTACTGACATTCTGCATGGCATCACACGAACAGCAGTTTTGCGGTTGGCAAAAGAAGCCCAAATGGAAGTCGAAGAGCGCTTGTTCACAATCGATGAAGCCAAAGAGGCTGATGAGGCCTTTACAACGTCAGCCTCTGCTTTTGTCATGCCTGTTGTCGAAATTGATGGCGCGGTATTGGGGGACGGGACACCCGGCCCAATCGCAAAACGCCTGCGCGAGATCTATTTGGATGAATCGCTGAAACATGCCATCTGA
- a CDS encoding aldose epimerase family protein, with amino-acid sequence MAITQTAMTLRGQEIQQVTLTGGGLTAKIVTAGAAVQDLRLKGVSHPLVLGFENILDYQDNKACMGAIAGRFANRIGGAAFQIDGKTYQLDRNWLGRHTLHGGTDGLQYQNWHIAEMSENSVTLSIVSPDGHMGFPGNLSIDCTYTLLDNATLDISLIATTDQATICGLALHCYFNLDGRPKVDAHKVQILTQHALEYDEEHIATGAVVDITGTERDLQSPRALVGALLDTNYCVSDKQTLLRDVAHVTTADESPNLTIATDQPGLQIFNAPEFSLVDAGLDGRSYGGYAGLAIEPQNWPDAPNKAEFPNAILRPGDTYTNHSQFKFT; translated from the coding sequence ATGGCAATCACCCAGACAGCGATGACCTTGCGCGGTCAAGAAATTCAGCAGGTCACCCTGACGGGGGGCGGCCTGACCGCAAAGATCGTGACTGCCGGTGCCGCTGTCCAAGACCTGCGCCTAAAGGGAGTTTCACACCCGCTGGTTTTGGGGTTTGAGAACATCCTAGATTACCAAGATAACAAGGCGTGTATGGGGGCCATAGCCGGACGATTTGCCAATCGTATTGGCGGTGCGGCCTTTCAAATCGATGGTAAGACCTATCAGTTGGACCGCAACTGGCTTGGCCGCCACACGTTGCATGGCGGCACAGACGGCCTGCAATACCAAAACTGGCACATCGCTGAAATGTCTGAAAACAGCGTTACGCTGTCCATTGTATCGCCAGACGGGCACATGGGCTTTCCAGGGAACCTGTCAATCGATTGCACCTATACGCTTTTGGACAATGCCACGCTTGATATTTCGCTAATCGCAACAACGGATCAAGCAACGATTTGTGGGCTTGCATTACATTGTTATTTCAATCTGGATGGCAGGCCCAAAGTCGATGCGCATAAAGTGCAAATCTTGACCCAACACGCGTTGGAATATGACGAGGAACATATCGCCACCGGGGCAGTCGTAGACATCACGGGTACAGAGCGGGACTTACAGTCTCCGCGCGCGCTTGTTGGCGCATTGCTGGACACCAATTATTGTGTGTCAGATAAGCAAACCCTGCTGCGGGACGTTGCCCATGTTACAACGGCTGATGAAAGCCCAAATCTGACGATTGCAACTGACCAACCTGGTTTACAAATCTTCAATGCGCCAGAGTTCTCATTGGTTGACGCGGGCTTGGATGGCCGCAGCTATGGTGGATATGCGGGTTTGGCCATAGAGCCGCAGAACTGGCCGGATGCGCCAAACAAAGCTGAGTTCCCGAACGCAATCCTGCGCCCTGGCGATACTTACACAAACCACAGCCAATTCAAATTCACATAA
- a CDS encoding DUF1244 domain-containing protein has translation MDDQTRIELEAATFRALQEHLMEKRTDVQNIDMMNLAGFCRNCLSRWYQEAANDRGIEMSKTEARELFYGMTMDAWKTNYQTDASDAKQAAFEVAFKENVGDKA, from the coding sequence ATGGACGACCAAACCCGTATCGAACTTGAAGCTGCTACATTTCGCGCCCTGCAAGAACACCTAATGGAAAAGCGCACCGATGTGCAAAACATCGACATGATGAACCTTGCCGGATTTTGCCGAAACTGCCTGTCCCGCTGGTACCAGGAAGCTGCAAATGATCGCGGCATTGAAATGTCAAAGACCGAAGCGCGCGAGCTGTTTTACGGCATGACAATGGACGCGTGGAAAACCAACTACCAAACCGATGCCAGCGACGCCAAGCAAGCGGCTTTTGAAGTGGCCTTCAAAGAAAATGTCGGAGACAAGGCGTAA
- a CDS encoding 5-carboxymethyl-2-hydroxymuconate Delta-isomerase → MPHLILEHSAELSRQRDMNALAKALFEAALESGVFGAGKDIKTRTIACDNVFSGAEPQTFAHLTLRLVAGRPLEVRQKLANDLLAVLEAHLPEVGTLTVLPIEIDQDVYAKRVL, encoded by the coding sequence TTGCCACATCTGATTTTAGAGCACTCTGCAGAATTGAGCAGGCAAAGGGACATGAACGCTCTGGCAAAAGCACTGTTTGAAGCCGCGCTGGAAAGCGGTGTCTTTGGGGCGGGCAAAGATATCAAAACCCGCACCATCGCCTGTGACAATGTGTTTTCAGGTGCCGAGCCTCAAACTTTTGCCCACCTCACGCTGCGATTGGTTGCTGGTCGCCCATTGGAGGTGCGTCAAAAGCTTGCAAATGATCTGCTTGCGGTACTTGAAGCCCATTTGCCCGAAGTAGGAACTTTGACTGTTCTCCCGATCGAGATAGACCAAGACGTTTACGCAAAACGCGTGCTTTAA
- a CDS encoding N-formylglutamate amidohydrolase, with protein MVHEAFKIFGAERPGRWLITADHATNLVPSEINNGDLGLSAQDMQRHIAYDIGALGVSLKLGELLDSPVVCSNFSRLVIDPNRGRNDPTLVMRLYDGTIVPANADIDEAEEARRIDAYYAPYHAALDEMTNTRQDPVIVAMHSFSPKLNGRKPRPWEIGILHAAHDTRNFGKHFIARLQQEPDLTVGDNEPYAGHLPGDTIDRLALQNGRLNTLIELRQDLITSEKDQHDWAIRLAPMLQDALNQSGY; from the coding sequence ATGGTACACGAAGCTTTTAAGATTTTTGGCGCAGAGCGCCCAGGGCGTTGGCTGATCACCGCGGATCACGCGACGAATTTGGTTCCCAGCGAAATCAACAATGGGGATCTAGGACTATCGGCTCAGGATATGCAGCGGCATATAGCCTACGATATTGGGGCGTTGGGCGTTTCTCTGAAACTTGGCGAACTGCTGGATTCCCCGGTCGTCTGCTCAAACTTTTCGCGCTTGGTGATTGATCCAAACCGCGGACGCAACGACCCGACATTGGTGATGCGGCTGTATGACGGCACAATTGTGCCTGCCAATGCCGACATAGACGAGGCTGAAGAAGCCCGGCGCATCGACGCTTATTATGCACCTTACCATGCGGCTCTCGACGAAATGACGAACACACGACAAGACCCTGTGATCGTTGCGATGCATAGCTTCTCGCCTAAGCTGAATGGCCGCAAGCCTCGCCCATGGGAAATTGGCATTTTGCACGCAGCGCATGACACACGAAACTTTGGCAAGCACTTCATTGCGCGACTACAACAAGAACCCGATCTGACCGTTGGCGACAACGAACCATATGCAGGCCATCTGCCCGGAGATACGATTGACCGGTTGGCGCTGCAAAATGGCCGCCTGAATACATTGATTGAACTACGCCAAGATCTGATCACTTCGGAAAAGGATCAGCACGATTGGGCCATACGTCTTGCACCCATGCTGCAAGATGCGCTTAATCAAAGTGGTTATTAA